The Armatimonadota bacterium DNA window CACTCGTAGTTCTCGCGGACCTTAAGACCGATAATCCTGTCCTCCATTATGTCGACTCGCCCAACGCCATTGGCTCCCGCCAGCTCGTGAACCTTCAGGACCAGATCGAGTGAGTTCATCTTCTGGCCGTTCAAAGCAACCGGCACGCCGTTTTCAAACGTGATGGTAATCTCAGTCGGCGTGTTGGGCGCCTCGATCGGGTTCTTTGTCCAGTGGAAGATCTCTTCCGGCGGAGCGTAATCCGGCTCCTCCAGGTGACCGCCCTCAATGGAGCGACCCCACAAATTCTCGTCTATGGACCATATCTTGTCCTTGCTCTGGCCGATAGGGATACCCTTCTTTTCGGCGTATTCGATCTCCCAGGTCCGGGTCATAGTGTGCTCGCGCATAGGGGCAATAATCGGCATATCAGGCATCAGAGCGCGCATCACGAACTCGATCCTGAACTGATCGTTGCCCTTACCTGTGCATCCATGGCAGAAGGCATCGCCCTTAACTTTCTGAGCAATCTCGACTGCCTTGAGGCCAATAAGAGGCCTGGCTATAGACGTGCTGATCGGGTAGCCCTGATAGTCGCCGTTGGCCTTGATCGCAGGGAAGATGTATTCGTCTACGAACTCCTGCCTGGCGTCGATTGTGTAGTGCTCGGTCCCGAGCATCTTGGCCTTCTCCTCGGCCTGTTTGATCTCTGCTGCGGGAAGGCCCACATCGACCGTCACTGTGACGACGTGGTCGAACCCATAGTCCTCGCGCATCATAGGGATGCACACTGATGTATCCAGCCCACCTGAGTAGACTAGGACGACTGTTTTTGGCATGATATCCTCCAAATTAATGTTTAGCTTATTGTCTCAGAACCGCTGAGACGCTGAACTTATATGAAGCGCTGAAAAACTGAAATTCAGCGTTTCATCTCATTCATACTTTCAGCGGTTCAGATGTCACACACTCCACTCTCAGCCCGCCAGCAAAACCATAACCGCCTTCTGAGCATGCAGCCTGTTTTCAGCCTCGTCAAATACGACGGACTGCTTGCTGTCGATCACTTCGTCAGTGACCTCAGAGCTGCGGTGAGCGGGCAGGCAGTGCTCG harbors:
- a CDS encoding argininosuccinate synthase; translated protein: MPKTVVLVYSGGLDTSVCIPMMREDYGFDHVVTVTVDVGLPAAEIKQAEEKAKMLGTEHYTIDARQEFVDEYIFPAIKANGDYQGYPISTSIARPLIGLKAVEIAQKVKGDAFCHGCTGKGNDQFRIEFVMRALMPDMPIIAPMREHTMTRTWEIEYAEKKGIPIGQSKDKIWSIDENLWGRSIEGGHLEEPDYAPPEEIFHWTKNPIEAPNTPTEITITFENGVPVALNGQKMNSLDLVLKVHELAGANGVGRVDIMEDRIIGLKVRENYECPAAKVLIPAHKALEDLVCTAEERAFKVSVDQQWGKLAYEGLWYDPFKDDLEAFINKIQPRVTGDVILRLFKGSCTVVGRASKYALYNEDLASFDSKTFDQSEAVGIVKTHGMQARMYRTVKDS